CTCCGATGCGGAGACACGGCTCCAGAGCACTCTCACATGGCGCCGCGAGTATAACCTGAAGAAGTTGACCCCTGAGTATATTTCAATTGAGAATGAAACGGGCAAACAGCTCATTTTGGGCTATGACATCAACGCCCGGCCCTGTCTATATCTCTTGCCCTCCAACCAGAACACGGAGAGGAGTGATCGCCAGCTTGAGCATCTTGTCTTCATGCTGGAGCGGGCCATTGATCTCACGGGACCTGGCCAGGATACTCTTGCCCTAATTGTTAACTTCAAAGAGACAAAGTCTGGCCAGAACGCAAGCCTGGCTCAGGCTAAGCAGACGCTCAACTTCCTGCAAAACCACTACCCTGAGAGACTTGGTCGGGCTCTGGTTATCAACGGTCAGTGATTTTATATCCCAGGCAAATCCTATGAAAAAGGTACTGATTTTCTATCCTAGTGCCTTTCGTTATCTGGGGATTCTTCAAATTGATTACACCCTTGATTGACCCGAACACTCGACAGAAGCTCAAGTTCAATGAGGACATGCGTCAACACGTCCCGCCTAGCCAGCTTATGAAGTCTGTGGGTGGCGATGTCGAATTCCGCTACGACCATGCATCCTACTGGCCCACTTTGAACCAGTTGGCCGAACAGCGACGTGAGGCGTACCGTGAACGCTGGATTCAGGGTGGCAAGAAGGTTGGCGAGTCCGAAAACTACCTGAAGGGCGGGACCATTCCCAGCCTGTCTCAGACCCAGCTTGAGGCTAAGGCCAGCGAGCAAGCTTGAAATGGGAAAGCATATTGGTTTGCGACATTTTGGTCTATTTGTCATTTCCGTCGcatttttccctttttttttttttcttttgg
Above is a genomic segment from Penicillium digitatum chromosome 3, complete sequence containing:
- a CDS encoding Cellular retinaldehyde binding/alpha-tocopherol transport; this translates as MSNSEQGAPTNGDTVADTNVQESADSAPVDAPVKLASTTKPIDLELPTSAADGLIQKPFAKPLDTAKPIAPAELTPDQQSKYEAVLKSASSWTTVATKAEKNAPTSPITEDERMWLTRECLLRYLRATKWDVSDAETRLQSTLTWRREYNLKKLTPEYISIENETGKQLILGYDINARPCLYLLPSNQNTERSDRQLEHLVFMLERAIDLTGPGQDTLALIVNFKETKSGQNASLAQAKQTLNFLQNHYPERLGRALVINVPFVIWGFFKLITPLIDPNTRQKLKFNEDMRQHVPPSQLMKSVGGDVEFRYDHASYWPTLNQLAEQRREAYRERWIQGGKKVGESENYLKGGTIPSLSQTQLEAKASEQA